Proteins from a genomic interval of Campylobacter concisus:
- a CDS encoding DUF1882 domain-containing protein, whose protein sequence is MQSIDTALIKIITTHYYIKRDMIVNKIEYRGKIFFDKFEKINEPLTYSIMKEHEEGKAVIAHSLINANDKVENIVFDYNGRTPDRFWHKAQLLLREEGFINFTAYESKTPGHLHLYVHKGHTTLNEACQLANVLNAKLSQKLPKEWRMFPNIDMPKEFNILTLPYKLYQKERGASWSKYM, encoded by the coding sequence ATGCAAAGTATTGATACGGCACTTATAAAGATTATTACAACTCACTACTATATCAAACGTGATATGATCGTTAATAAAATAGAATACAGAGGCAAAATTTTCTTTGATAAATTTGAAAAGATAAATGAGCCACTGACCTATAGTATTATGAAAGAGCATGAAGAAGGCAAAGCTGTTATCGCACACTCTTTAATAAATGCAAATGATAAAGTTGAAAATATAGTCTTTGACTATAACGGCAGAACCCCTGATAGATTTTGGCATAAAGCACAGCTTCTTTTAAGAGAAGAGGGATTTATAAATTTTACAGCCTATGAGAGTAAGACACCAGGTCATCTGCATCTTTATGTGCATAAAGGCCACACTACGCTAAATGAGGCTTGTCAGCTGGCAAACGTGCTCAACGCAAAGCTTTCACAGAAGCTACCTAAAGAGTGGAGGATGTTTCCAAATATCGATATGCCAAAAGAATTTAACATACTAACTTTACCTTATAAGCTCTATCAAAAAGAGCGCGGGGCAAGTTGGTCAAAATATATGTAA
- a CDS encoding SPOR domain-containing protein: MENDELKDILLERDDDARGLKLKKLLIFIAALIILFLIIVVAMKLVNSSDPSQAQNEADSRLVLPPVPAEQPVDRQAPIADTNSDNKKGDTQLFEQVPIVPENKQQDEFEDMIKKLKDKENNKPISKTEEPKEIVKPIEKPAEIPAKKAETKVDTSVKKVEKVAATDKKSEAKPAKAENKVDKKIEKKVETKIEKTDKKAEVAKTEPATKGSYVQVFVTSKFNPNAEYMKKIAAKGYSYKTIKVGELTKILVGPFDEKTLQKAVGDIRKDINKDAFIFRAK; encoded by the coding sequence GTGGAAAACGATGAGTTAAAAGATATTCTTTTAGAAAGAGACGATGACGCAAGAGGATTGAAGCTAAAAAAACTTCTTATATTTATAGCAGCTCTTATTATACTTTTTTTGATCATTGTAGTGGCTATGAAGCTAGTAAATTCAAGCGATCCTTCACAAGCTCAAAATGAAGCTGATTCAAGACTAGTGCTTCCTCCAGTACCAGCTGAGCAGCCAGTAGATAGACAAGCTCCGATAGCTGATACAAATTCAGACAATAAAAAAGGCGATACACAGCTTTTTGAACAAGTACCGATCGTGCCTGAAAATAAGCAACAAGACGAATTTGAAGATATGATCAAAAAGCTAAAAGATAAAGAAAATAATAAGCCTATTTCTAAAACTGAAGAGCCAAAAGAGATAGTTAAGCCTATCGAAAAGCCTGCTGAAATACCAGCAAAAAAAGCTGAGACAAAAGTAGATACTTCAGTTAAAAAAGTCGAAAAAGTAGCAGCTACTGATAAAAAGAGTGAGGCAAAACCAGCTAAGGCTGAAAATAAAGTAGATAAAAAGATTGAAAAAAAGGTTGAAACCAAAATAGAAAAAACGGATAAAAAAGCTGAAGTAGCTAAAACTGAACCTGCTACAAAAGGCTCTTATGTTCAAGTATTTGTGACTAGTAAATTTAATCCAAATGCTGAATATATGAAGAAGATCGCTGCTAAGGGATATAGCTACAAGACTATAAAAGTTGGTGAACTGACTAAAATTTTAGTTGGTCCATTTGATGAAAAAACGCTTCAAAAAGCAGTAGGCGATATTAGAAAAGATATCAATAAAGACGCTTTTATCTTTAGAGCAAAATGA
- a CDS encoding shikimate dehydrogenase produces the protein MKTFAVFGDPIAHSVSPRLHNKAIADLGLKALYTRVLLKDGSELINKFKSLKLNGANVTLPHKEWALNLADEASDIARKIGSANTLVLKNDKIYAHNTDAPGFLKAIKNFKDVKKAIVLGAGGTANAITYALKEQGVDVCILNRSKDRLEKFKNEYECFSWDNYEEQIFDLVINSTSAGLKDDFLPAPKEILKSIFKDAKFAFDVIYGKQTPFLEMAKQSSLDVKDGADMLLYQAVLALNLFFNNTLDESKIERSMREIFYL, from the coding sequence ATGAAAACATTCGCAGTCTTTGGAGATCCAATAGCTCACTCGGTATCTCCGAGGCTGCACAATAAAGCCATTGCAGACCTGGGCTTAAAAGCACTTTATACAAGAGTCTTGCTAAAAGATGGTAGCGAATTAATCAATAAATTTAAATCCTTAAAATTAAATGGTGCAAACGTAACACTTCCACATAAAGAGTGGGCTTTAAATTTAGCCGATGAAGCTTCAGATATAGCTCGTAAAATAGGCTCTGCAAATACTCTTGTGCTTAAAAATGACAAAATTTATGCTCACAATACAGATGCGCCTGGGTTTTTAAAGGCAATAAAAAATTTTAAAGATGTAAAAAAAGCTATTGTTCTTGGAGCTGGCGGTACTGCAAATGCCATAACTTATGCATTAAAAGAACAAGGCGTTGATGTTTGCATACTAAATAGAAGCAAAGATAGGCTTGAGAAATTTAAAAATGAATACGAATGCTTTAGCTGGGATAACTACGAAGAGCAAATATTTGATCTAGTCATTAACTCGACCTCTGCTGGCTTAAAGGATGATTTTTTACCAGCACCTAAAGAAATTTTAAAAAGCATTTTTAAAGATGCTAAATTCGCATTTGATGTGATTTATGGTAAGCAAACACCATTTTTAGAAATGGCCAAGCAAAGTAGCCTTGACGTAAAAGATGGTGCTGATATGCTTTTATATCAAGCAGTTCTAGCACTAAATTTATTTTTTAATAATACACTTGATGAATCAAAGATCGAGCGCTCAATGAGAGAAATTTTCTATCTATAA
- a CDS encoding TRAP transporter substrate-binding protein — protein sequence MNKFLLASLGLAAVACVAMGDDKVYKLKLASSWESTMPVLGDVPKELKDKVEKMSNGRLELRIDYPSKHKSPFAMLDFAKSGQYDITYTSSYYYKGKDAKTIFFTATPFMMNTDEQTAWYEFGGGKELEAKVYDPYNIKIFRAGNTGMQMGGWFKKEIKSLDDIKGLKIRIPGFGGEIYAKLGANINTIPTGELYMALEMGTIDSVEWVSPAYDMALGFHKVAKYYYTGWQEPNGETQFFFNKKSYEKLPDDLKAIFEAAAAEVARDANTKVFYSNVEYWDKMKSEYPDIQVKSFPPEVIAALKKATNELLDEESAKDPLFKEIVESQRAFLKKAREWTKISDYAYIKTNE from the coding sequence ATGAATAAATTTTTATTAGCGTCTCTTGGTTTAGCAGCTGTTGCTTGCGTTGCTATGGGAGATGATAAAGTTTATAAGCTAAAGCTTGCTAGCTCATGGGAGAGCACTATGCCAGTGCTTGGTGATGTACCAAAAGAGCTAAAGGATAAAGTTGAAAAGATGAGCAATGGCAGACTTGAGCTAAGGATTGATTATCCATCAAAACATAAATCACCTTTTGCAATGCTTGATTTTGCTAAAAGCGGTCAATACGACATTACCTACACAAGTAGCTATTATTATAAAGGCAAAGATGCTAAAACTATATTTTTTACAGCAACTCCATTTATGATGAATACTGACGAGCAAACAGCTTGGTATGAATTTGGCGGCGGTAAGGAGCTTGAGGCAAAAGTTTACGATCCATACAACATCAAAATTTTTAGAGCTGGAAATACCGGCATGCAAATGGGTGGCTGGTTTAAAAAAGAGATCAAATCACTAGATGATATCAAAGGCTTAAAGATAAGAATTCCAGGCTTTGGTGGTGAAATTTACGCTAAGCTTGGCGCTAACATCAATACTATCCCAACTGGTGAGCTTTACATGGCTCTTGAGATGGGAACGATCGACTCAGTCGAATGGGTTAGCCCAGCTTATGATATGGCACTTGGCTTTCACAAAGTGGCAAAATACTACTACACAGGCTGGCAAGAGCCAAACGGTGAAACTCAATTTTTCTTTAATAAAAAATCATACGAGAAGCTTCCAGATGACCTAAAAGCAATCTTTGAAGCAGCTGCAGCCGAAGTAGCAAGAGATGCAAATACAAAAGTATTTTATTCAAATGTCGAGTACTGGGATAAAATGAAAAGCGAGTATCCAGACATCCAAGTAAAATCTTTCCCACCAGAAGTAATCGCAGCTCTTAAAAAAGCCACAAATGAGCTTCTTGATGAAGAGAGTGCTAAAGATCCATTATTTAAAGAGATCGTTGAGTCGCAAAGAGCTTTCCTTAAAAAAGCAAGAGAATGGACTAAAATTTCTGACTACGCTTATATCAAAACAAATGAATAG
- the pyk gene encoding pyruvate kinase, with amino-acid sequence MIKKTKIVATLGPASDNEETMEAMVKAGVNVFRLNFSHGTHEYHKSNIDKIRNIEKKLNKRIGILQDICGPKIRVGKLSEPFYLKAGDELSIYAEDIVGEKIEKGVYRVSLNQPQILPMLKAGEYVYLYDGSIRARVTGEGKEVVKTIIENDGILNSNKGVNFPNTALGIDIITPKDKEDMEFGAKQGVNFVAISFVQDANDVIKARNILKEFGSKAAILSKIEKFDAVENIDDIIAKSDGIMVARGDLGIEVPFYKVPTIQKLIIKKANAASKPVITATQMMLSMAEHETATRAEISDVANAVLDGTDAVMLSEESAIGKNPVAVVEAMSKTIIQTQSIYPYNKFDEFDFFDETDMVANSAASLAVRIKANAILSITGSGKSAIKLARNRTNIDIIAIAHDEQTAHMLTLAWGVTPALVLEKTKLNVLLANVIKKAYDAGYVEHDKTYLVTAGHPTGVEGSTNLIRIIRRDQLDYYLDLATE; translated from the coding sequence ATGATAAAAAAGACAAAAATCGTAGCTACTTTGGGGCCAGCAAGTGATAATGAAGAGACAATGGAAGCGATGGTAAAAGCGGGTGTTAATGTCTTTCGTTTAAATTTTAGCCATGGGACACACGAATACCATAAATCAAACATTGACAAGATAAGAAATATCGAAAAAAAGCTAAATAAAAGAATAGGAATTTTACAAGATATCTGCGGTCCAAAGATCAGAGTTGGCAAGCTTAGCGAGCCATTTTACTTAAAAGCTGGCGACGAGCTTAGCATTTATGCCGAGGATATCGTGGGCGAAAAGATTGAAAAAGGCGTTTATAGAGTGAGCCTAAATCAGCCTCAAATTTTACCTATGCTAAAGGCTGGCGAGTACGTCTATCTCTACGATGGCTCGATCAGAGCAAGAGTTACAGGCGAGGGCAAAGAGGTGGTAAAAACCATCATCGAAAATGACGGGATTTTAAACTCAAACAAAGGGGTAAATTTCCCAAACACCGCCCTTGGCATCGACATCATCACGCCAAAAGATAAAGAAGATATGGAATTTGGCGCAAAGCAGGGCGTAAATTTCGTTGCCATTAGCTTCGTGCAAGATGCAAATGATGTGATAAAAGCAAGAAATATCTTAAAAGAATTTGGCTCCAAAGCGGCTATCTTGTCTAAGATCGAGAAATTTGACGCGGTCGAAAACATAGACGACATCATCGCAAAGAGTGACGGTATCATGGTAGCTCGTGGCGATCTTGGCATAGAGGTGCCATTTTACAAGGTGCCTACTATTCAAAAGCTCATCATCAAAAAGGCAAATGCAGCCAGCAAGCCAGTCATCACAGCAACGCAGATGATGCTAAGCATGGCTGAGCATGAAACTGCTACAAGAGCGGAGATCAGCGACGTGGCAAACGCCGTGCTAGACGGCACTGATGCTGTTATGCTAAGCGAGGAGAGTGCGATCGGCAAAAACCCAGTCGCGGTCGTAGAGGCGATGAGCAAAACGATCATCCAGACGCAAAGCATCTATCCATACAATAAATTTGACGAATTTGACTTTTTTGACGAGACGGATATGGTCGCAAATAGCGCAGCTTCGCTAGCCGTGCGTATCAAGGCAAATGCGATACTCTCTATCACAGGCTCAGGCAAATCAGCCATAAAACTAGCTAGAAACCGCACAAATATCGACATCATCGCTATCGCGCACGACGAGCAGACAGCTCACATGCTTACCCTTGCTTGGGGCGTGACGCCAGCGCTCGTGCTTGAAAAGACAAAGCTAAATGTCCTTCTTGCAAATGTCATCAAAAAGGCTTACGACGCTGGATATGTCGAGCATGACAAGACCTATCTCGTCACGGCTGGCCACCCAACAGGCGTAGAGGGCAGCACAAACCTCATACGTATCATCAGACGCGACCAGCTTGATTATTACCTTGATCTTGCAACTGAGTAA
- the dnaJ gene encoding molecular chaperone DnaJ: MEFDYYEILEISRNASGDEIKKAFRRLALKYHPDRNSGDKEAELKFKQINEAYQVLSDEQKRSIYDRYGKEGLEGRFGSGGGFSADFDLSDIFDSFFGGGFASSSRQRKRYSEKYSADLEIPINLEFNEAIFGCEKEIKFDQKVPCPTCNATGSKDGKSKTCQHCGGSGRITRGNGFMNIVQECPYCHGSGEVISEPCPDCNAKAYKIQQQTVKITIPEGVDSGMRMRVAGKGNIGTNGVQGDLYVSINVKEDKHFIRHNDDVYLEIPVFFTQAILGESIKIPTLRGETELKLPVGAKDKQQFIFENEGIKSVNSRKKGRLVAQISIQTPEKLSDEQKELLNKLQASFGIESGKSNTDESVFDKIKSWFKGDEPKGKKKK; this comes from the coding sequence GTGGAATTTGACTATTACGAAATCCTTGAAATTTCAAGAAATGCAAGCGGAGATGAGATCAAAAAAGCCTTTAGAAGACTTGCTTTAAAATATCACCCAGATAGAAATTCTGGCGACAAAGAGGCTGAACTAAAATTTAAACAGATAAATGAAGCTTATCAAGTTTTAAGCGACGAGCAAAAACGCTCTATCTATGACAGATACGGCAAAGAAGGCCTTGAGGGTCGATTTGGTAGCGGTGGCGGATTTAGTGCCGATTTTGACCTTTCAGATATTTTTGACTCATTTTTTGGTGGCGGTTTTGCAAGTAGTTCTAGGCAGAGAAAAAGATACTCTGAAAAATACTCAGCCGATCTTGAAATTCCTATAAATTTGGAGTTTAACGAAGCTATTTTTGGTTGCGAAAAAGAGATAAAATTTGATCAAAAAGTACCTTGTCCAACATGCAATGCAACTGGCAGTAAAGATGGCAAGAGCAAGACATGCCAGCACTGTGGCGGAAGTGGCAGGATAACACGCGGAAATGGCTTTATGAATATCGTCCAAGAGTGTCCATATTGTCACGGAAGCGGTGAAGTAATAAGCGAACCATGCCCCGATTGTAACGCGAAAGCTTATAAAATCCAGCAACAAACTGTAAAGATTACCATACCTGAAGGTGTTGATAGCGGTATGAGGATGAGAGTAGCTGGTAAAGGCAATATCGGCACAAACGGCGTTCAAGGCGATCTTTATGTAAGCATAAACGTAAAAGAAGACAAGCATTTCATTCGTCACAACGACGATGTTTATCTAGAAATTCCTGTCTTTTTCACGCAAGCTATACTTGGCGAGAGTATAAAAATTCCAACGCTTCGAGGAGAAACCGAGCTAAAACTACCTGTTGGAGCAAAAGATAAGCAGCAATTTATATTTGAAAATGAAGGTATTAAAAGCGTAAATTCGCGTAAAAAGGGTAGGCTCGTAGCGCAAATTTCTATTCAAACGCCTGAAAAACTAAGCGATGAGCAAAAAGAGCTTTTAAATAAGCTTCAAGCTAGCTTTGGCATAGAATCAGGTAAATCAAATACCGATGAAAGCGTCTTTGATAAGATAAAAAGCTGGTTTAAAGGCGATGAGCCAAAAGGCAAAAAGAAAAAATAA
- a CDS encoding response regulator transcription factor: MVNVLMIEDDPEFAQILSEYLDSFNIKVTNFEDPYLGLSAGIKNYDLLILDLTLPGIDGLEVCKEIRQKYDIPIIISSARSDISDKVVGLQLGADDYLPKPYDPKEMYARITSLIRRYKKTNEVQEEVVDSAFRIDDKRHEIYFNNEPLALTPAEYEILTYLIKQHSFSVSREQLVYNCKSLKDKDSKSLDVIIGRLRSKIGDSSKAPKHIFSVRGIGYKLIG, encoded by the coding sequence ATGGTTAATGTTTTAATGATAGAAGACGATCCAGAATTTGCGCAAATTTTATCTGAATATCTTGATAGTTTTAATATAAAAGTTACGAATTTTGAAGATCCATATTTAGGACTTAGTGCTGGGATAAAAAACTATGATTTGTTAATACTTGATCTTACTTTGCCGGGCATTGATGGGCTTGAGGTTTGTAAAGAAATTCGCCAAAAATATGATATTCCTATTATCATAAGCTCAGCTAGAAGTGATATTAGTGACAAGGTTGTTGGACTTCAGCTTGGTGCTGATGATTATTTGCCAAAACCATACGATCCAAAAGAGATGTATGCTCGTATCACAAGTCTTATTAGAAGATACAAAAAGACAAATGAAGTACAAGAAGAGGTCGTTGATAGCGCATTCAGGATCGATGATAAACGTCACGAAATTTACTTTAACAATGAGCCATTAGCTCTTACTCCAGCTGAGTATGAAATTTTAACTTATCTCATTAAGCAACACAGTTTTTCAGTATCACGCGAACAGCTAGTTTATAACTGCAAAAGCCTAAAAGATAAAGATTCAAAGAGCTTAGATGTTATTATCGGACGCCTTAGATCAAAAATCGGTGATAGCTCAAAAGCCCCAAAACATATATTTTCAGTAAGAGGCATAGGATATAAGCTTATCGGATGA
- a CDS encoding ArsS family sensor histidine kinase, with product MKYSITTKITIIFAIAFSLMCLLFVTFANIQQESALEKLKDRQISAMNYLVALYERGNPPRDLEHYFKNFYLEYVGNKNLATSIATNGTVVFTQHTPLGVVQSVNYKGDLYLLIKNPSFQLLLESNDARHVNDPLWVAFLIVSALLISLYVSVLRSLSPLRRLSKDIRKFASGNMEMAMTARLNENEQDEIGQVAVEFDNAVCKIRELIRSRQLFLRAIMHELKTPIGKGRIVSEMVANETQKMRLINVFERLEMLINEFSKVEQLLSKSYALNYQECHFSLILEQVQDMLMLDKFEERVSCDIRDDVILRVDFQLFSLAIKNLIDNALKYAEDKKAILICDSEFIAVKNLGKKLNHPIDYYKQAFVRGDKVSAGSGMGLGLYIIEQICQMQKFELAYDYEDGYHVFKILLRSKAKRA from the coding sequence ATGAAATATTCCATAACTACGAAGATAACTATTATCTTTGCCATAGCTTTCTCGCTGATGTGCTTGCTCTTTGTAACTTTTGCAAACATTCAGCAAGAAAGCGCTTTAGAAAAACTAAAGGATAGACAAATAAGTGCGATGAACTATCTTGTCGCACTCTATGAACGTGGAAATCCCCCAAGAGATTTAGAGCATTATTTTAAAAATTTTTACCTAGAGTATGTTGGAAATAAAAATTTAGCTACTTCAATAGCTACAAACGGTACTGTTGTTTTTACGCAGCACACACCTCTTGGAGTGGTGCAATCGGTTAATTATAAAGGCGATTTGTATTTGCTTATTAAAAACCCATCCTTTCAGCTACTTCTTGAAAGTAACGACGCAAGACACGTAAATGATCCGCTTTGGGTCGCATTTTTGATAGTTTCAGCCCTTCTCATCTCACTTTATGTTTCCGTTCTTAGAAGTCTTTCACCACTTAGAAGGCTTAGTAAAGATATCAGAAAATTTGCCAGTGGAAATATGGAAATGGCGATGACGGCTAGGCTAAATGAAAATGAGCAAGATGAGATCGGACAGGTTGCGGTTGAGTTTGATAATGCCGTTTGTAAGATAAGAGAGCTCATCCGCTCAAGGCAGCTATTTTTGCGTGCGATCATGCATGAGCTAAAGACCCCTATTGGCAAGGGTAGGATCGTCTCTGAAATGGTCGCAAATGAGACTCAAAAGATGAGGCTTATCAATGTATTTGAGCGACTTGAGATGCTGATAAATGAATTTAGCAAAGTCGAACAGCTCCTTTCAAAAAGCTACGCACTAAACTACCAAGAGTGCCATTTTTCACTTATATTGGAGCAAGTGCAAGATATGCTAATGCTTGATAAATTTGAAGAGCGAGTGAGCTGTGATATCAGAGATGACGTCATATTAAGAGTGGATTTTCAGCTTTTTAGCTTAGCGATTAAAAATTTGATAGATAACGCCCTAAAATACGCAGAGGATAAAAAGGCTATTTTGATCTGCGATAGTGAATTTATTGCGGTTAAAAATTTAGGCAAAAAGCTAAATCATCCGATTGATTACTACAAACAAGCCTTTGTGCGTGGTGACAAGGTAAGTGCAGGAAGCGGTATGGGGCTTGGACTTTATATCATCGAGCAAATTTGTCAGATGCAAAAATTTGAGCTTGCCTACGACTACGAGGATGGCTATCATGTATTTAAAATTTTACTTAGATCAAAGGCGAAGCGAGCATGA
- the recR gene encoding recombination mediator RecR: MKRGLEKFNELTESFAKLPGVGKKSAARFAYFVCMQDSFAGLRLAQNIEDAVRFIKRCERCGGLSENEICDICSDESRDSEVILLVESPKDILVFEQNGIYNGLYFVLDEIDEDAIERLRSAIKQNGSKEVVFAFTPGLNSDALMLYVEDKLAMSEISFSKIAQGVPTGVNLENVDMLSLLKAYESRTKA, encoded by the coding sequence ATGAAAAGAGGCTTAGAAAAATTTAACGAGCTAACCGAGTCTTTTGCTAAGCTGCCAGGTGTCGGTAAAAAATCAGCCGCAAGGTTTGCCTATTTTGTCTGCATGCAAGATAGCTTTGCAGGGCTAAGGCTCGCTCAAAATATTGAAGACGCGGTGAGGTTTATCAAGCGCTGTGAGCGTTGTGGTGGGCTAAGCGAAAATGAAATTTGTGACATTTGCAGTGACGAGAGCAGGGACAGTGAGGTCATCTTGCTGGTTGAGAGTCCAAAAGATATCTTGGTTTTTGAGCAAAATGGCATTTATAACGGCCTTTACTTCGTGCTTGACGAGATCGACGAGGACGCCATAGAGAGGCTGCGAAGTGCTATTAAGCAAAATGGCTCAAAAGAGGTCGTCTTTGCCTTTACGCCGGGGCTAAATTCAGACGCTCTTATGCTTTACGTCGAAGATAAGCTTGCCATGAGTGAAATTTCATTTAGCAAGATCGCTCAGGGCGTGCCAACTGGCGTAAATTTAGAAAACGTCGATATGCTCTCACTCTTAAAAGCCTACGAAAGCCGCACAAAAGCCTAA
- the trpD gene encoding anthranilate phosphoribosyltransferase has translation MILLIDNYDSFVFNVEQYVKELTNEEVRCVRNDKITLEEIKKLNPSKIILSPGPKHPKDSGVCLEILQANLGVPVLGICLGHQAIGLSFGAKIKRLDDPLHGKTSFIEVKNKEPLFEGLPERFEVMRYHSLYVDELPASLSADAVSDDGVVMALSVKDKPIFGIQFHPESYFTQYGKKIVENFVNYKAKEEIKEPKIRSLKPYLIKLQENIPLDDSDFEQICEIIASKEYEIVQLSALLVLISEKSLYPKSLAALGKNILKYSQTYRDDTPMIDLCGTGGDGFKTINISTTVAFILASLGIKVAKHGNKAVSSKSGSSDVLEILGVKSEKSLAKQRENLASKNLAFFHAPFFHPLVGEVREVRQRLGIRTVFNVLGPLLNPNLNLTNQLVGVYHKPVLKLYAQTLKILGRKHALVVRGDDGLDEITLCSETSVVELKNGEIFEYSITPEQFGFKRALHSDIEGGTPEENAKTLIRTLKGEEQGAKFDIVVFNAMFALYAADGAKRPDEAKKMVLEAINSGKAYKFYEEFIKAGANGAS, from the coding sequence TTGATTTTACTTATAGATAACTACGATAGTTTTGTCTTCAACGTCGAGCAATACGTAAAAGAGCTCACAAATGAAGAGGTTAGATGCGTTAGAAACGACAAGATAACGCTTGAAGAGATCAAAAAACTAAACCCAAGTAAGATCATCCTAAGCCCAGGGCCAAAGCACCCAAAAGATAGCGGAGTTTGCTTAGAAATTTTGCAGGCCAACCTTGGCGTGCCTGTGCTTGGCATTTGTCTTGGACATCAAGCCATAGGACTTAGTTTTGGCGCAAAGATAAAAAGACTAGACGACCCACTTCACGGCAAGACCTCATTTATCGAGGTGAAAAACAAAGAGCCACTTTTTGAGGGGCTGCCTGAGCGCTTTGAGGTTATGCGCTACCACTCGCTTTATGTCGATGAGCTCCCAGCTAGCTTAAGCGCTGATGCGGTGAGTGATGATGGCGTAGTTATGGCACTTAGCGTTAAAGATAAGCCGATCTTTGGCATCCAGTTTCACCCTGAGAGCTACTTCACGCAATACGGCAAAAAGATAGTTGAAAATTTTGTAAATTACAAAGCAAAAGAAGAGATAAAAGAGCCTAAAATTCGCTCACTCAAGCCATATCTTATCAAGCTTCAAGAGAACATCCCGCTTGATGATAGCGACTTTGAGCAAATTTGCGAGATAATAGCCAGCAAAGAGTATGAGATAGTGCAGCTCTCAGCCCTTTTGGTGCTAATTAGCGAAAAGAGCCTCTATCCAAAAAGCCTCGCTGCGCTTGGAAAAAATATCCTAAAATACTCGCAAACTTACCGCGATGATACGCCTATGATCGATCTTTGCGGCACTGGAGGAGATGGCTTTAAGACGATAAATATCTCAACAACTGTGGCATTTATCCTTGCAAGCCTTGGCATAAAGGTCGCAAAACACGGCAACAAGGCAGTTTCAAGCAAGTCAGGTAGCTCTGATGTGCTTGAAATTTTAGGCGTAAAAAGTGAAAAATCACTGGCAAAACAGCGTGAAAATTTAGCTAGTAAAAATTTAGCCTTTTTCCACGCGCCATTTTTTCATCCGCTAGTTGGCGAGGTGAGAGAAGTGCGCCAAAGACTTGGTATAAGAACTGTCTTTAACGTGCTTGGACCGCTTTTAAATCCAAATTTAAACCTTACAAACCAGCTAGTTGGCGTCTATCATAAGCCTGTTCTAAAACTCTACGCCCAGACGCTTAAAATTCTTGGTAGAAAGCACGCTTTGGTCGTCCGCGGTGATGACGGACTTGATGAAATCACGCTTTGTAGCGAAACAAGCGTTGTGGAGCTAAAAAATGGCGAAATTTTTGAATACAGCATCACGCCAGAGCAGTTTGGCTTTAAAAGAGCGCTTCACAGCGACATCGAGGGCGGCACACCTGAAGAAAACGCCAAAACCTTGATCCGCACGCTAAAAGGCGAGGAGCAGGGGGCGAAATTTGACATCGTGGTCTTTAACGCGATGTTTGCGCTCTACGCAGCTGATGGCGCAAAGAGACCAGACGAGGCCAAAAAAATGGTACTTGAAGCGATAAATTCTGGTAAGGCGTATAAATTTTATGAAGAGTTTATAAAGGCTGGGGCTAATGGCGCTAGTTAA
- a CDS encoding phosphoribosylanthranilate isomerase yields MALVKICGIKTLDEASAVCALDVDFIGLIFAKSKRKVELNLARQIAKFAHSKGKKVVGVFAEQSECEIIEICQFAGLDVAQVHGVVSENLEANLKDMGLEIWQVFSVKDSLPEVDFKHFDMVLFDCKGKNAGGNGTSFEWEILKETEFKFGMAGGIGEHNIKEALKFKPYLVDINSKVEDENGIKEAQKIERILKIIGEVEDE; encoded by the coding sequence ATGGCGCTAGTTAAAATTTGTGGCATCAAAACGCTAGACGAGGCAAGTGCGGTTTGCGCTTTGGATGTTGATTTTATCGGGTTAATATTTGCCAAAAGTAAAAGAAAGGTCGAGCTAAATTTAGCTAGGCAGATAGCGAAATTTGCTCACAGCAAGGGCAAAAAAGTAGTTGGCGTTTTTGCTGAGCAAAGTGAGTGCGAGATAATAGAAATTTGCCAGTTTGCTGGTCTTGACGTGGCTCAGGTGCATGGAGTGGTGAGTGAAAATTTAGAGGCAAATTTAAAAGATATGGGGCTTGAGATTTGGCAGGTTTTTAGCGTGAAAGATAGCTTGCCAGAGGTTGATTTTAAGCATTTTGACATGGTACTTTTTGACTGCAAGGGCAAAAATGCCGGTGGAAATGGCACTAGCTTTGAGTGGGAAATTTTAAAAGAGACAGAATTTAAATTCGGCATGGCTGGGGGCATAGGCGAGCACAACATAAAAGAGGCGCTGAAATTTAAGCCATATCTAGTCGATATCAACTCAAAAGTTGAGGACGAAAACGGCATAAAAGAGGCGCAAAAGATAGAGAGAATTTTAAAGATCATAGGTGAGGTAGAAGATGAATAG